The genome window CGTGCCGCCACTGGGCATCCGCTTTTCCTGCTCCTTCCCCCCGACATTCCCAAGGAAAACGCTATCGCGCTATTTGAGCCAGCCTGGGAGGTGGGATTTTCAGGCGTACTCGTGGCAGGAGGCATCCAAACTGATCAAGCAGCAGCTGCTCGGGTGACAGGCAGACCCACTAAGGAAGAAAGCCAGCGATTTGTTCAATGGGCGAGATCGCAGTGGCCGCATGCAGTCATCATCGGCTCAGGCGGGATTCACGAGCCGGCAGATGCCCTCATTATGATCCATGCAGGCGCTGACCTCGTCCAGCTGCATAGCGGGCTGGTCTACTCCGGTCCAGGTCTCCCCAAACGAATCAACGAAGCGATCCTGCAAACATTCACGGAGAATACCGGTTCCGCTGTCGCTCCACCTGCTGCTTCGCAATCGCATTCCCTATGGAGTTGGGGAATGCTCCTGGGGATCGGAATGATGATCGGAGGCGCCTTAGCCTGGCTCATTGCCGCAACGAGTGTCATCCTCCCTTACGACGAACACTTTCTCGGAATGAGTGCTACGGAGCTGATGGTTCTCAATGAACGACTGCTTCTTTTTATGTCACACGATCGGATCAGCCTCGCAGGAACGATGATCTCCATTGGCGTCATCTACTATCAGCTGTCTCGTCACGGTCTTTTGCGCGGATCTCGCACAGCCCGAAAGATTTTTCTCATCTCCGGCTCAATCGGGTTTTCCAGTTTCTTTCTGTTCATCGGTTATGGCTATTTTGATTATTTGCACGCAATCCTGGCTGCCGTTTTGCTCCCTGCTTTTTTATTCGCCTTGCGCGCTCCCTGTCCGGTTCATCTTCCCCTTCTCCCCGCACAGCTGCGGAACGATCGTGCGTGGAAGCAGGCCCTGTGGGGACAACTCTTTTTCGTCATCATCGGATTTGGACTGACTGCAGCAGGCATCATCATTTCGCTTATCGGCGTGACCGGCGTTTTTGTTCCCTCAGACCTCATTTACCTCTGCGCGGCTCCTGACGTGCTTATGGCGTATAACGAGAGGTTGATTCCCCTCATCGCGCACGATCGGGCAGGATTTGGCGGAGCGCTCATCTCAGACGGAATCGCGATCCTTCTGCTCAGCCTATGGTCCTTCAGACAAGGAGAAAGCTGGCTTTGGTGGACATACCTCTATGCTGGCGTTCCTGGATTCGTCGCCGGGATTGGGGTGCATTTTGCCGTCGGATATGTGGATGTCATTCATCTGCTCCCTGCTTTTGTGGCAATGGTCCTGTTTTTGCTCGGACTGGTGCTGTCACGACCGTATTTGACTGCTCGATGCTAGCCTTGAATAAAAAAACAGACAGTGAGCAGATGACTCCACTCCTGTCTGTTTCTCTTTATTTGTAGATGCGAATGTTAATTTTGTCCAAGCCTGCTTGCTCAAACAAGTCCGCCATGCGGTCCATATCATCGAAAGCCTCAGAGAGCGACATGCTTACCTCATTGCTTTTGCCTGCAAAGAACACCATGACGAAGTTTTTAAAACCAGCTTCGTTCATTTTGTCAGTCAGTGTACCATCTGTCATCAATTCCAGAATGGTATATTCCTTGTAATCACCCGGCTCTGGTTCCGGTTCTGGAGTCGGTTCATTGTCGTCATCATCGTCATCTTTTGGTTGAGCAAACGCGAGTGTGTACACATACGGCGTGTCTTCCCGGTTGTCAATCCAGACGAGGCGATTACCGCCAATGCGGGCTTCTTCTACGTCCGCATCGTCATCCCAAGAGTAATCACTGTAGGTACCATCTTCGACATCGTAAAGCTCGTGGTAGAAATCCTTTTTATTCGGAGACAGACGATTATCCTCAAAGAAGACCATATTGCGGGAGGTTTGCGGATTGATCTGGTCACGATCGCTGTAGCGCAGCAAGGAAGCCGTCTTACCGCGGTCGATGTCATAAGAATACAAATCCCAGCTTGGTTTTGAGGAGTCAGTATATTCACTCCATACGACAAAATTATCTCCGAGCTTCGCTTCTTTTACTTGAACATTTTTGCGAATTTCAGTTTCATCCTCTTCGTCCATATCGTACAGGAACACGCTCGCTTTGTTTGTGCTTTGCTCCTGAACCCACGAAATGTAATTTCCGTAGATGTCGATGCTCAGAGGATCTTTCTTTAACCTAGCGATCTCTGTAGATTTGTTGGTAGACAGATCGGTTACAACCAGCTCAGGCTTACCGTCTACATTCAGCCACAGCAGGTTCTCCCCATCGAGCTCATACAGTTTATCATCCGGAGCTTGATCGTCATCCTCGTCAGTCACTTGCTTCGTTACACCCTTTTTAATGTCGTAGGAAACGAGAGCATCCTTGGAGCTATCGTACCAGACGACATATCGGTTGCTTACAAGAGGACGGGAAGGTTCATCGTCAGCTTTCGTAAGGGACTTGCTGGTACCATTATCCACATCATAGAGGATCACGGAATCACTCTTGTTCCCTTCCGAAATGTAAACCACGTATCGGTCGCTACCGTCAGGCTGGCTCGGGTCACCTGCCACCGAACCGAGCGGCAAAGATTCCTTTTCATCTACGTC of Brevibacillus choshinensis contains these proteins:
- a CDS encoding dihydroorotate dehydrogenase; protein product: MPDWSYRTLFRPLLFLLSPKSAREITLQAIGTLANCPGGPSIIELMGHMKPPAELSRPLAGITFPTPVGLGAGLSPQATGIDALSRFGVGYIELGPVTVDPILSANALERNPHEHSITYPDTECFVNPGVQELLKKVEAMDPISVPVGARIAARPGAAIREATDNLLFLMDSLADCCQFFSIDTRMPLAESWNQDAWRSHLRELRAATGHPLFLLLPPDIPKENAIALFEPAWEVGFSGVLVAGGIQTDQAAAARVTGRPTKEESQRFVQWARSQWPHAVIIGSGGIHEPADALIMIHAGADLVQLHSGLVYSGPGLPKRINEAILQTFTENTGSAVAPPAASQSHSLWSWGMLLGIGMMIGGALAWLIAATSVILPYDEHFLGMSATELMVLNERLLLFMSHDRISLAGTMISIGVIYYQLSRHGLLRGSRTARKIFLISGSIGFSSFFLFIGYGYFDYLHAILAAVLLPAFLFALRAPCPVHLPLLPAQLRNDRAWKQALWGQLFFVIIGFGLTAAGIIISLIGVTGVFVPSDLIYLCAAPDVLMAYNERLIPLIAHDRAGFGGALISDGIAILLLSLWSFRQGESWLWWTYLYAGVPGFVAGIGVHFAVGYVDVIHLLPAFVAMVLFLLGLVLSRPYLTARC